A part of Roseitalea porphyridii genomic DNA contains:
- a CDS encoding L,D-transpeptidase translates to MQRRAFLGGIAAIAATGLAGCSATTNSSYFASAYAGMSDGEYTLPKIPVSKVPAEFRRQVVDYDTPHRPGTIIVDTPNRHLYLVQEDGKALRYGIGVGRDGFRWSGTARVGWKRKWPTWTPPEPMIRRQPELAKYRGGMEPGLHNPLGARALYLMRGGRDTGYRLHGTPQWQSIGKAVSSGCIRLMNQDVVDLYNRVEPGAKVVVLQG, encoded by the coding sequence ATGCAACGACGCGCATTCCTTGGCGGCATCGCCGCGATCGCCGCCACCGGGCTTGCCGGCTGCTCGGCGACCACGAATTCGAGCTACTTCGCCAGCGCCTATGCCGGCATGTCGGACGGGGAATACACCCTGCCGAAGATCCCGGTTTCCAAGGTGCCGGCCGAGTTCCGCCGCCAGGTCGTCGACTACGACACGCCGCACAGGCCGGGCACGATCATCGTCGATACGCCGAACCGGCACCTCTATCTGGTCCAGGAAGACGGCAAGGCGCTGCGCTATGGCATCGGCGTCGGCCGTGACGGGTTCCGCTGGTCGGGCACCGCGCGCGTCGGCTGGAAGCGCAAATGGCCGACTTGGACGCCGCCCGAGCCGATGATCCGCCGCCAGCCGGAACTGGCCAAGTATCGTGGCGGCATGGAGCCGGGCCTGCACAATCCGCTCGGCGCCCGCGCGCTCTATCTGATGCGCGGCGGCCGCGACACCGGCTACCGCCTGCACGGCACGCCGCAATGGCAGTCGATCGGCAAGGCCGTCTCGTCCGGCTGCATCCGCCTGATGAACCAGGATGTGGTCGATCTCTACAACCGCGTGGAGCCGGGCGCCAAGGTCGTCGTCCTGCAGGGCTGA
- a CDS encoding NifU family protein: MFIQTETTPNPATLKFLPGQVVMDMGTADFREPQEAAAKSPLAARLFEVHGVKGVFFGYDFVTVTKDDALEWPHMKPAVLAAIMEHFMAGAPVMAEQQDGAAPAADEEFFDAGDESIVATIKELIETRVRPAVAQDGGDITFQGYRDGVVFLHMKGACAGCPSSTATLKHGIQNLLRHFIPEVEQVEAV, from the coding sequence ATGTTCATCCAGACCGAAACGACGCCCAATCCCGCGACGCTGAAATTCCTGCCCGGCCAGGTGGTCATGGATATGGGCACCGCCGACTTCCGCGAGCCGCAGGAAGCGGCAGCAAAATCGCCGCTCGCCGCGCGCCTGTTCGAGGTCCACGGCGTCAAAGGCGTGTTTTTCGGCTACGACTTCGTCACCGTGACCAAGGACGATGCGCTGGAATGGCCGCACATGAAGCCGGCGGTTCTGGCCGCGATCATGGAGCATTTCATGGCCGGCGCGCCGGTGATGGCCGAGCAGCAGGATGGCGCGGCCCCGGCTGCCGACGAGGAATTCTTCGACGCGGGCGACGAGAGCATCGTGGCGACGATCAAAGAACTGATCGAGACCCGCGTGCGGCCCGCCGTCGCGCAGGATGGCGGCGACATCACCTTCCAGGGCTACCGTGACGGCGTTGTCTTCCTGCACATGAAGGGCGCCTGCGCCGGCTGCCCGTCCTCGACGGCGACGCTCAAGCACGGCATCCAGAACCTGTTGCGCCACTTCATTCCCGAGGTCGAGCAGGTCGAGGCCGTCTGA
- a CDS encoding universal stress protein, with translation MVTRRLSGEAGHRRKFLAIIDETPECERAVLYAARRAANTHGGLILLFVIAPGDFQHWLGVEQVMREEALERAEQVISKYATLAREKCSVEAETVIREGNGAEQIHALIEEDQDIAILVLAASAAKEGPGPLVSSIAGREAAFPIPVTVVPANLTDEDIESLS, from the coding sequence ATGGTCACAAGACGACTTTCCGGCGAAGCCGGACATCGCCGCAAGTTCCTGGCGATCATCGACGAGACGCCGGAATGCGAGCGCGCGGTTCTTTATGCCGCGCGGCGGGCGGCCAACACCCATGGCGGGCTGATCCTTTTGTTCGTGATCGCGCCGGGCGACTTCCAGCACTGGCTCGGCGTCGAGCAGGTCATGCGCGAGGAGGCGCTCGAGCGCGCCGAACAGGTGATCTCGAAATATGCGACGCTCGCCCGCGAGAAATGTAGCGTGGAAGCGGAGACGGTCATCCGCGAGGGCAACGGAGCCGAGCAGATCCATGCGCTGATCGAGGAGGACCAGGACATCGCCATCCTCGTTCTCGCCGCCAGCGCCGCCAAGGAAGGCCCCGGACCGCTGGTTTCGTCGATCGCCGGGCGCGAAGCGGCGTTTCCGATCCCCGTCACCGTGGTTCCCGCCAACCTGACCGACGAGGATATCGAGAGCCTCTCATGA
- the trpS gene encoding tryptophan--tRNA ligase, translating to MTDTFSERVFSGVQPTGNLTLGNYLGAIKNFVAMQERYDCVYCVVDMHAITLPQDPKALVDATRSVTAAFLASGIDPTRHIVFNQSRVHQHAELAWVFNCVARMGWLNRMTQFKEKAGKDRENASAGLFVYPALMAADILVYRATHVPVGEDQKQHLELTRDIAQKFNNDFSDRIAELGLGVPMEVGRERVHGYFPLTEPVIEGPATRIMSLRDGTKKMSKSDPSDMSRINLTDTADDIARKIRKAKTDPEPLPSEMDGLEGRPEAANLVGIFAALSGRTRQDVLSEFGGRAFSEFKPALSDLAVEALDPVAGEMRRLLADPAYIDGVLAGGADKATAIAGPVMDDVKRIVGLSA from the coding sequence ATGACCGACACCTTTTCCGAACGCGTCTTCTCAGGCGTCCAGCCGACGGGCAATCTGACGCTCGGCAACTACCTTGGCGCGATCAAGAACTTCGTCGCCATGCAGGAGCGCTACGACTGCGTCTACTGCGTTGTCGACATGCACGCGATCACCCTTCCGCAGGACCCGAAGGCGCTGGTCGATGCGACCCGCTCGGTGACCGCCGCGTTCCTGGCCTCGGGCATCGATCCGACGCGCCATATCGTGTTCAACCAGTCGCGCGTGCACCAGCATGCCGAACTGGCCTGGGTGTTCAACTGCGTTGCCCGCATGGGCTGGCTGAACCGGATGACGCAGTTCAAGGAAAAGGCCGGCAAGGACCGCGAGAACGCCTCGGCGGGCCTGTTCGTCTATCCCGCGCTGATGGCCGCCGACATCCTCGTCTACCGCGCCACGCACGTGCCGGTGGGCGAGGACCAGAAGCAGCATCTGGAACTGACCCGCGACATAGCGCAGAAGTTCAACAACGACTTTTCCGACCGCATCGCCGAGCTCGGTCTTGGCGTTCCGATGGAGGTCGGGCGCGAGCGCGTGCACGGATATTTCCCGCTCACCGAGCCGGTGATCGAGGGGCCGGCGACGCGCATCATGAGCCTGCGCGACGGCACCAAGAAAATGTCGAAATCCGACCCCTCGGACATGTCGCGCATCAACCTGACCGACACGGCCGACGACATCGCCAGGAAGATCCGCAAGGCCAAGACCGATCCCGAGCCGCTGCCGTCGGAGATGGACGGGCTCGAGGGCCGACCCGAGGCGGCCAACCTCGTCGGCATCTTCGCCGCCCTTTCGGGCCGGACACGGCAGGATGTGCTGTCCGAGTTCGGCGGCCGGGCGTTCTCGGAGTTCAAGCCGGCCCTGTCCGATCTCGCCGTCGAGGCGCTCGACCCGGTGGCCGGCGAGATGCGCCGTCTGCTCGCCGATCCGGCCTATATCGACGGGGTTCTCGCCGGGGGCGCCGACAAGGCGACGGCCATCGCCGGACCGGTGATGGACGACGTCAAACGGATCGTCGGTCTGAGCGCCTGA
- the murJ gene encoding murein biosynthesis integral membrane protein MurJ, translated as MSLARNFATVGGATLVSRVLGFVRDIFLAAALGTGPVADAFVVAFRFPNLFRRVFAEGAFNSAFIPLFSRRLEGEGDDAARRFAQEAMAGLLFILAILTVIAIVTMPVLMYGLAPGFAEDRDKFDLAVELTRITFPYLVLVSLMALVSGVLNGLGRFAAAAFAPVLLNVVLVAVLAWIVASGLAGTRAAGLWLSVGVVVGGVAQLAMVVIALRRAGFPLTLVRPRWNARMKRLVTLGIPGVIAGGIIQINIVVGTIIASMQAGAVTMLYLADRLYQLPLGVVGIAIGVVLLPELSRRLKAGDMERAKAVEAKALQFSMMLTLPAAVALAVIPLELVSVLFERLAFDAESARGTAAALRAFAFGLPAFVLVKVFSPGFFAREDTVTPMKVGAAAVAVNVAASLALFPFFGHVGIAIATSLAGWVNALLLYWLLNRRGLWTIDAAMARLLALMGLSAALMGLCVWGAAQGLSGQLESGIALPVRAAALLVVVGAGVVSFFGFAHVTGAARLGMLRTMLVRGRA; from the coding sequence ATGAGCCTCGCCCGAAACTTCGCCACCGTCGGCGGCGCGACGCTGGTCAGCCGCGTGCTGGGCTTCGTGCGCGACATCTTCCTTGCGGCGGCGCTCGGCACCGGCCCGGTCGCCGACGCGTTCGTGGTCGCGTTCCGCTTTCCGAACCTTTTTCGCCGTGTGTTCGCCGAGGGGGCGTTCAACTCGGCCTTCATTCCGCTGTTCTCGCGACGGCTCGAGGGCGAGGGCGACGATGCGGCGCGGCGCTTCGCCCAGGAGGCGATGGCCGGGCTTCTGTTCATCCTGGCGATCCTGACCGTCATCGCGATCGTCACCATGCCGGTCCTGATGTACGGCCTGGCGCCCGGTTTCGCCGAGGATCGCGACAAGTTCGACCTGGCGGTCGAACTGACGCGGATCACCTTTCCCTACCTGGTGCTCGTTTCGCTGATGGCGCTGGTCTCGGGCGTTCTGAACGGGCTTGGCCGGTTCGCGGCCGCCGCCTTCGCGCCGGTGCTGCTGAACGTGGTGCTCGTCGCCGTGCTGGCATGGATCGTCGCCTCCGGGCTCGCCGGCACGCGCGCGGCCGGGCTGTGGCTGTCGGTCGGCGTCGTCGTCGGCGGGGTGGCGCAGCTTGCCATGGTGGTGATCGCGCTGCGGCGCGCGGGTTTTCCGCTGACGCTCGTGCGGCCGCGCTGGAACGCGCGGATGAAGCGGCTGGTCACGCTCGGCATTCCCGGTGTGATCGCCGGCGGCATCATCCAGATCAACATCGTCGTCGGCACGATCATCGCCTCCATGCAGGCCGGCGCGGTGACCATGCTCTACCTCGCCGACCGGCTCTATCAGCTCCCGCTCGGCGTGGTCGGCATCGCGATCGGCGTCGTGCTGCTGCCCGAACTGTCGCGACGCCTGAAGGCCGGCGACATGGAGCGCGCAAAAGCCGTCGAAGCCAAGGCGCTGCAATTTTCGATGATGCTGACGCTGCCCGCCGCCGTGGCGCTCGCCGTCATCCCGCTCGAACTGGTTTCGGTGCTGTTCGAACGGCTGGCCTTCGATGCCGAGAGCGCGCGCGGCACGGCGGCGGCGCTGCGGGCCTTCGCCTTCGGCCTGCCCGCCTTCGTGCTGGTCAAGGTGTTCTCGCCGGGCTTCTTCGCGCGCGAGGACACGGTGACGCCGATGAAGGTGGGCGCCGCCGCGGTCGCGGTGAACGTCGCGGCCAGCCTCGCCCTGTTCCCGTTCTTCGGCCATGTCGGCATCGCCATCGCCACCAGCCTTGCCGGCTGGGTCAATGCGCTGCTGCTCTACTGGCTCCTGAACCGGCGCGGCCTGTGGACGATCGACGCGGCGATGGCACGGCTGCTGGCGCTGATGGGGCTCAGCGCGGCGCTGATGGGCCTTTGCGTGTGGGGCGCCGCGCAAGGGCTCTCGGGCCAGCTCGAAAGCGGTATCGCGCTGCCGGTCCGCGCCGCCGCGCTGCTCGTGGTCGTGGGCGCCGGCGTCGTCAGCTTCTTCGGTTTCGCGCACGTGACCGGCGCTGCGCGGCTCGGCATGTTGCGCACGATGCTGGTCAGGGGCCGCGCCTGA